One part of the Actinotignum schaalii genome encodes these proteins:
- a CDS encoding heme/hemin ABC transporter substrate-binding protein gives MKRWGALCAVLALALGACGTTGKTEGNSPREGAASAPAAEAQVSAPATTAVAVPDPRSLTGMVTVDPLPEPHPAQPAAVNLPVTITDASGAKVTVTDASRVVTLDMSAAISQTLLALGLGNTIAGRTVSDTEPSLADVPVVTESGHSVNAEAVLRLAPTLILTDGTIRGAEGALAQLEASGIPVVRLTRATKFDDAPARAAEVARAVGAGQAGEELAAQISQSIAQARIDVAQLAPADPLRMVFLNIRPQAGLFMLLGSESGASDVIDAVGGRDMAGEAGVTKARPASQEALLVANPEVIIVMTNGLGALGGIEALEGQPGISQTDAGKKQRVLAIPDNLSLGFGPQSGDLIRAMGQALYTAQ, from the coding sequence ATGAAACGTTGGGGAGCGCTGTGCGCGGTGCTCGCACTCGCCCTGGGCGCCTGCGGAACCACCGGGAAAACCGAAGGGAATTCCCCGAGAGAAGGCGCCGCATCCGCACCCGCAGCTGAAGCGCAAGTATCCGCGCCCGCCACCACCGCGGTAGCCGTGCCCGATCCGCGCAGCCTCACCGGAATGGTGACCGTCGATCCGCTCCCCGAACCGCATCCGGCGCAGCCCGCCGCCGTCAATCTCCCCGTCACCATCACGGATGCCAGCGGTGCGAAAGTGACCGTGACCGATGCTTCGCGTGTGGTGACCCTCGATATGTCCGCCGCGATCTCGCAAACGCTCCTCGCCCTCGGGCTGGGCAACACCATCGCGGGCCGCACCGTATCCGATACCGAGCCGAGCCTCGCGGACGTGCCGGTGGTCACCGAAAGTGGGCACAGTGTGAACGCCGAGGCGGTACTGCGCCTCGCTCCGACCCTGATCCTCACCGACGGCACTATCCGCGGGGCCGAAGGCGCCCTCGCGCAACTCGAAGCATCCGGTATTCCGGTGGTGCGGCTGACGCGCGCAACAAAGTTCGACGACGCGCCAGCCCGCGCGGCGGAAGTCGCCCGCGCCGTGGGAGCCGGGCAGGCGGGTGAAGAACTGGCCGCCCAGATTTCGCAATCCATCGCGCAGGCGCGGATCGACGTCGCCCAGCTGGCCCCGGCCGACCCGCTGCGGATGGTCTTCCTCAATATTCGCCCCCAGGCCGGGCTGTTCATGCTGCTCGGGAGCGAATCGGGTGCCAGCGACGTGATCGACGCGGTGGGCGGGCGCGATATGGCAGGGGAAGCGGGAGTCACCAAGGCCCGGCCCGCCAGCCAGGAAGCCCTGCTCGTGGCCAACCCGGAAGTTATTATCGTGATGACCAATGGGCTGGGCGCCCTCGGCGGGATTGAGGCGCTCGAAGGGCAACCCGGGATCTCGCAAACCGACGCCGGCAAGAAACAGCGCGTGCTCGCCATCCCCGATAATCTTTCCCTCGGATTCGGTCCGCAAAGTGGCGATCTTATTCGCGCGATGGGCCAGGCGCTTTACACTGCCCAGTAG
- a CDS encoding ATP-binding cassette domain-containing protein, protein MTVAQRPSSREGHPHSSPAVHAARSAQGPSSRQRPGPRGADPISAPGRRAALIAACLRLATIAAIIAGYVTAAHASAGFLGSQGLLGSSASATGVPGGTAAPLSSAHLWLATGFFALAATCAVAERVGSTGAARAEERRLRGRLLERTFMLARTGTPTPYTAGRLLPLLTDSVERITNYRQGYVGTTIGALLAPFLTLAFIGIAIDPVIGFGVMAALPLIPAGIGLFFRFFRRASSESRRARDTLVDSYLDAIRNMTTIRLFNAGERTEADLARRGEANRRAIMRMLAGNQIVIIVMDGLVGLLLICLTAGLTTARAAHLAPWEALAVALLAVVLLEPLSQVAGFFYIGMGGRAAQKAITRYLAIAPRIVHDGAAAAPSIVEDSGAADNDGATPPASAAPLITVNNAAVNYGREEVLTSANLRVARGERLAIMGVSGAGKSTLLALLRGALRPQAGSVQIGDIHVDAESGDLAQLRARSAVVAQTTWMFTGTIADNLRLARPDATAEQMWEALRRAQVAEDVARMPEGLDTYLGEDSALISGGQAQRISLARAFLAGRTLLLLDEPTAQVDLESEDRMCAALAELGPEYTLVMVTHRPALAALADRVVRVRDGILEEVSDVHAE, encoded by the coding sequence ATGACCGTGGCCCAGCGCCCCAGCTCGCGCGAGGGACATCCGCATTCTTCGCCGGCGGTGCATGCCGCGCGGTCGGCACAAGGCCCCAGCTCACGGCAGCGCCCTGGCCCGCGCGGGGCGGATCCGATTTCCGCACCCGGGCGCCGCGCCGCACTCATCGCGGCCTGCCTGCGCCTGGCCACCATCGCGGCGATTATTGCCGGGTACGTGACGGCGGCCCACGCCAGCGCGGGGTTTCTGGGTAGTCAGGGGCTGCTCGGTAGCTCGGCTTCAGCTACCGGCGTACCGGGTGGCACCGCGGCACCGCTGAGCAGCGCCCACCTGTGGCTCGCGACCGGCTTCTTCGCCCTCGCCGCCACTTGCGCGGTAGCCGAACGAGTGGGCAGCACCGGGGCGGCCCGCGCGGAGGAACGCCGCTTGCGCGGCCGGCTCCTCGAACGCACCTTCATGCTCGCCCGCACCGGCACCCCCACGCCCTATACCGCCGGGCGCCTCCTTCCACTCCTCACCGATAGCGTCGAACGCATCACCAACTACCGGCAGGGCTACGTGGGCACCACCATCGGCGCGCTGCTCGCCCCGTTCCTCACCCTCGCCTTTATCGGCATCGCCATCGACCCGGTAATCGGCTTCGGCGTGATGGCCGCCCTCCCGCTTATCCCCGCTGGCATCGGCCTCTTCTTCCGGTTCTTCCGCCGTGCCTCCAGCGAATCGCGCCGCGCGCGCGACACCCTCGTGGATAGCTACCTCGACGCCATCCGCAATATGACCACCATTCGTCTCTTTAACGCCGGGGAACGCACCGAAGCCGACCTGGCCCGCCGCGGCGAAGCCAACCGCCGCGCCATTATGCGGATGCTGGCCGGCAACCAAATCGTCATTATCGTGATGGACGGCCTGGTCGGGCTCCTCCTCATCTGCCTGACCGCCGGACTCACCACCGCCCGCGCCGCGCACCTAGCCCCGTGGGAAGCCCTCGCCGTGGCCCTCCTCGCGGTGGTACTCCTCGAACCGCTCTCGCAGGTAGCCGGCTTCTTCTACATCGGGATGGGCGGGCGCGCCGCCCAAAAAGCCATCACCCGGTACCTCGCCATCGCTCCGCGTATAGTGCACGACGGCGCAGCTGCAGCCCCCAGCATCGTTGAGGATTCAGGTGCGGCTGATAACGACGGCGCCACCCCGCCCGCCAGCGCCGCCCCGCTTATCACCGTGAATAACGCCGCGGTGAATTACGGGCGCGAAGAGGTGCTGACCTCGGCGAATCTGCGGGTGGCGCGCGGGGAACGCCTCGCGATTATGGGAGTGAGCGGGGCCGGGAAATCCACCCTGCTCGCGCTGCTGCGCGGAGCCCTGCGCCCGCAAGCCGGGAGCGTGCAGATTGGCGATATCCACGTGGATGCTGAGAGCGGTGACCTGGCGCAGTTGCGCGCGCGCAGCGCCGTCGTCGCCCAAACAACGTGGATGTTTACCGGAACTATTGCAGATAACCTGCGCCTGGCGCGCCCGGATGCCACCGCGGAGCAGATGTGGGAGGCATTGCGGCGCGCCCAGGTCGCCGAGGACGTGGCGCGCATGCCGGAAGGGCTCGATACCTATCTCGGGGAAGATTCCGCTTTGATTTCCGGCGGGCAGGCCCAGCGCATCTCCCTGGCGCGGGCGTTTTTGGCCGGGCGCACCCTGCTGCTGCTGGACGAGCCCACCGCGCAGGTCGACCTCGAATCCGAAGACCGGATGTGCGCGGCGCTGGCGGAGCTGGGGCCCGAGTACACGCTCGTCATGGTCACGCACCGTCCCGCCTTGGCGGCGCTGGCGGACCGGGTGGTGCGGGTCCGCGATGGAATTCTCGAGGAGGTCAGCGATGTTCACGCTGAGTAA
- a CDS encoding amino acid ABC transporter ATP-binding/permease protein, whose product MFTLSNSAAREANGTVLRGNGAREADGAVRVTNGAAPGLRTVLRWLLSLTRPVHGPLALSTLCRAAGQVGDIGLFAVATYGMVAAVSSGGGAGFLWFVALLALLKAALRYLEQFTGHYVAFRALELLRTRVFASLWPKAPGIMARSRSGDIVASLTRDIDRIEVVYAHTVAPVVCAYVLTPTALLVGGALLGWSAMALPAVAAALALAVIPYAGTRRAIDATTAQLAARADLAAHVTDSLYGLEDVLVFGRTADRVHETAALGAKVTAGGSFPAWVAGLRRGANIIAAGMSAAWIIAVGVSDPSISLPLAAAGAVAALRVWEGPQALEDAASSLDASLAAARRIYALAHAPQPCPDGPGILMPERGLSVEFDDVHYAYPEREREVLRGVSLRIPAGSHTVLAGRSGSGKSTLVHLVERYDDPTSGTVRIGGIPTTDLNVSSLHACVVGVSQKSQIVAGSIADNLRLGVPKATETELWRALGVAGLDSDVRAMPEGLNTRVGGGTSHGRPTGYALSGGQVQRLCLARAVLMHPAVLILDEFAAALNSELETRIRANLRAALPEATLIEVSHRLDAVREADTVAVLSGGRLVLAGPPAEVTEARVRAAVRENGAAARENGAAVDGAAHRDAAEDTAAQPETTAENAPRAPRH is encoded by the coding sequence ATGTTCACGCTGAGTAATAGTGCCGCGCGCGAGGCTAACGGCACCGTGCTGCGCGGGAATGGTGCGCGCGAGGCTGACGGCGCCGTCCGCGTAACAAACGGCGCCGCGCCGGGGCTGCGCACCGTGCTGCGCTGGCTGCTCTCCCTCACCCGCCCCGTGCACGGCCCGCTCGCCCTATCCACCCTGTGCCGGGCCGCTGGCCAGGTGGGCGATATTGGGCTGTTCGCGGTGGCGACCTACGGGATGGTGGCGGCCGTGAGCAGCGGCGGGGGAGCGGGCTTCCTCTGGTTCGTGGCCCTCCTCGCGCTCCTCAAAGCCGCCCTGCGCTACCTCGAACAATTCACCGGGCATTACGTGGCTTTCCGGGCTCTCGAACTGCTACGCACCCGCGTTTTTGCCAGCCTGTGGCCCAAGGCCCCCGGGATTATGGCGCGCTCGCGCTCTGGGGACATTGTCGCCTCCCTCACCCGCGATATTGACCGCATCGAAGTGGTCTACGCCCATACGGTGGCACCGGTGGTCTGCGCCTACGTGCTCACCCCCACCGCGCTGCTGGTGGGAGGTGCGCTGCTCGGGTGGAGCGCGATGGCACTGCCGGCCGTGGCCGCGGCGCTCGCCCTCGCCGTGATTCCGTACGCGGGTACCCGGCGCGCAATTGATGCGACGACGGCGCAACTCGCCGCCCGCGCCGATCTGGCCGCGCACGTAACCGATTCGCTCTACGGCCTCGAAGATGTGCTCGTCTTCGGCCGCACCGCCGACCGCGTGCACGAAACAGCGGCCCTGGGGGCGAAAGTCACCGCCGGTGGATCTTTCCCGGCCTGGGTGGCCGGGTTGCGCCGCGGGGCCAATATTATTGCCGCCGGCATGAGCGCGGCGTGGATAATCGCGGTGGGAGTGAGTGACCCGAGTATCTCGCTGCCGCTCGCGGCGGCCGGCGCGGTGGCGGCGCTGCGGGTATGGGAAGGCCCCCAGGCTCTCGAAGATGCGGCGTCGTCCCTCGACGCTTCGCTGGCGGCAGCGCGGCGCATCTATGCCCTCGCGCACGCGCCCCAGCCGTGCCCGGACGGCCCCGGGATCCTCATGCCCGAACGCGGGCTCTCTGTGGAATTCGACGACGTTCACTACGCCTACCCGGAGCGCGAGCGCGAGGTGCTGCGCGGGGTGAGCCTGCGTATTCCCGCCGGCTCCCACACGGTGCTGGCCGGGCGTTCCGGCTCGGGCAAATCCACCCTGGTGCATCTGGTGGAACGCTACGATGACCCGACATCCGGGACGGTGCGCATAGGCGGGATTCCCACCACGGACCTCAACGTCTCTTCGCTACACGCCTGCGTGGTGGGGGTGTCCCAAAAGAGCCAGATCGTGGCCGGGAGCATCGCCGATAACCTGCGGCTCGGAGTACCGAAGGCCACCGAAACTGAGCTGTGGCGCGCCCTCGGCGTGGCCGGGCTAGATAGCGATGTGCGGGCCATGCCGGAAGGATTGAATACCCGGGTGGGAGGAGGTACCTCGCACGGGCGCCCCACCGGATATGCGCTCTCGGGCGGGCAGGTGCAGCGCCTGTGCCTGGCCCGCGCCGTGCTTATGCACCCGGCCGTCCTTATCCTCGATGAATTCGCTGCCGCCCTCAATAGCGAACTTGAAACGCGCATCCGCGCCAATCTGCGCGCCGCCCTGCCCGAGGCCACTCTTATTGAAGTGAGCCACCGCCTCGATGCGGTGCGCGAAGCCGATACTGTGGCGGTGCTCTCCGGCGGGCGCCTGGTGCTGGCCGGCCCGCCCGCCGAAGTCACCGAAGCGCGGGTGCGCGCAGCGGTGCGGGAAAACGGCGCGGCGGCGCGGGAGAATGGCGCAGCAGTGGACGGTGCGGCGCACCGTGACGCGGCGGAGGATACTGCCGCGCAGCCGGAGACTACGGCAGAGAACGCGCCCCGGGCGCCGCGCCATTAG
- a CDS encoding FecCD family ABC transporter permease translates to MSGQRGNQGHAATALPAVPGAPDMPAEPGMSEAHGAPAMPALPAVPAGIKARRHRRFWTFLILTVLLALGMLLSAHLGQFPVTVGDVARAVAARFGLAAPPEDPLVMAALWNIRFPRICLGVLVGGALAVAGAVMQAVFSNPLAEPGIIGVSSGCAFGAALTMVFVPGALGGFSVPLGAFAAGLITSATVYLLARSHGRAETLTLVLTGIAVTAVASALTSIATYLADTNAREQIVFWQMGSLAGASWFQVAVVGAVVGIGILGALALAGRLDLLSLGEREAGHVGVNVAALRAAAIVLTAILTAAAVCFAGVIGFVGLIVPHVLRLLMGPMNRMLIPAALLGGAVLLTYADLAARTLVPFAELPIGIFTALVGGPTFFILLRKNLRGARG, encoded by the coding sequence ATGAGTGGACAGCGCGGCAACCAGGGGCACGCGGCCACCGCGCTCCCCGCGGTGCCCGGAGCGCCAGACATGCCCGCCGAGCCGGGCATGTCGGAAGCACATGGCGCGCCAGCCATGCCCGCGCTCCCCGCGGTGCCCGCTGGCATTAAAGCACGCCGCCACCGGCGCTTCTGGACGTTCCTCATCCTCACCGTACTCCTCGCCTTGGGCATGCTGCTTTCCGCACACCTGGGCCAATTCCCCGTCACCGTGGGGGATGTGGCGCGGGCCGTTGCCGCCCGCTTCGGGCTGGCCGCGCCCCCGGAAGACCCCCTCGTCATGGCGGCGCTCTGGAATATTCGCTTCCCCCGCATCTGCTTAGGTGTCCTGGTGGGCGGGGCGCTCGCGGTGGCCGGCGCCGTCATGCAGGCGGTTTTCTCCAACCCGCTGGCCGAACCGGGAATTATCGGGGTGTCCTCCGGATGCGCTTTCGGAGCCGCCCTCACCATGGTCTTTGTTCCCGGAGCCCTGGGCGGTTTCTCGGTACCGCTAGGGGCCTTCGCCGCCGGGCTTATCACCTCCGCCACCGTCTACCTGCTGGCGCGCTCGCACGGGCGCGCCGAAACTCTCACCCTGGTGCTCACCGGCATCGCCGTGACCGCGGTGGCCTCCGCCCTCACCTCCATCGCCACCTACCTGGCCGATACCAATGCCCGCGAACAAATCGTGTTCTGGCAGATGGGCTCGCTGGCCGGGGCCTCCTGGTTCCAAGTTGCCGTGGTGGGTGCGGTGGTGGGCATCGGTATCCTCGGTGCCCTCGCGCTGGCCGGCCGCCTCGACCTGCTCAGCCTGGGGGAGCGCGAAGCCGGGCACGTGGGCGTGAACGTCGCCGCCCTGCGCGCCGCCGCCATCGTGCTCACCGCCATCCTCACTGCCGCCGCCGTGTGCTTCGCCGGCGTGATCGGCTTTGTGGGCCTCATTGTTCCGCACGTGCTGCGCCTCCTCATGGGGCCGATGAACCGGATGCTCATCCCCGCCGCACTCCTGGGCGGAGCGGTGCTCCTCACCTACGCCGACCTCGCGGCCCGCACTCTCGTACCCTTCGCAGAACTCCCCATCGGAATCTTCACGGCACTGGTGGGCGGCCCCACCTTCTTCATCCTGCTGCGCAAGAACCTGCGAGGTGCCCGTGGTTGA
- a CDS encoding ABC transporter ATP-binding protein, with the protein MPVVDLFSAVGGPAGALRAEHLNFAYGTHRVLHDVSITARPGRVLGVLGPNGTGKSTLLSLLAGDLSPTSGNVRIGATSVTSLSWRELARLRAVMPQNSTFPFAYLVRDLVAMGLGSGNGAGRGGGAARGNGAGRGNGAAGANASTQNGAGIGRAADAAIIDAALRAADVTHLQDRDVTRLSGGEQARVTFARVLAQRAGVVLLDEPTAALDISHQQRLLELCRRLAAGGHTVVAVLHDIQLAGALCDDVVLLRHGRVEAAGTPRQVLTTELLTRVYEWPIRVETLRDGTIVVVPTTATTTATTSEK; encoded by the coding sequence GTGCCCGTGGTTGATCTCTTCTCCGCGGTGGGCGGGCCGGCCGGGGCGCTTCGCGCCGAGCACCTCAATTTCGCCTACGGCACCCACCGGGTCCTCCACGATGTCAGCATTACCGCGCGCCCCGGGCGGGTCCTCGGGGTACTCGGCCCCAATGGCACCGGCAAATCCACCCTGCTTTCACTGCTGGCCGGCGACCTCAGCCCCACCTCCGGGAACGTGCGCATCGGCGCCACCTCCGTCACCTCCCTTTCCTGGCGGGAGCTGGCGCGCCTGCGCGCCGTCATGCCGCAAAACTCCACCTTCCCCTTCGCCTACCTGGTGCGCGACCTGGTGGCCATGGGCCTCGGATCCGGAAACGGGGCCGGGCGAGGCGGCGGCGCGGCACGGGGCAACGGCGCCGGGCGTGGGAACGGCGCGGCAGGAGCAAACGCCAGCACCCAGAACGGGGCCGGCATCGGCAGGGCGGCCGACGCCGCCATTATCGACGCCGCCTTGCGCGCCGCCGACGTCACCCACCTCCAGGATCGCGATGTCACCCGCCTCTCGGGTGGCGAACAGGCCCGCGTGACCTTCGCGCGGGTGCTCGCCCAGCGCGCCGGGGTGGTGCTCCTCGATGAGCCGACCGCCGCCCTCGATATTTCCCACCAGCAGCGCCTCCTTGAGCTGTGCCGGCGTCTGGCGGCCGGCGGGCACACCGTCGTCGCCGTGCTGCACGATATTCAACTGGCCGGCGCGCTCTGCGATGACGTGGTCCTCTTGCGCCACGGCCGGGTGGAAGCGGCCGGCACCCCGCGCCAGGTACTCACCACTGAGCTACTCACTCGGGTGTACGAATGGCCGATCCGAGTGGAGACGCTGCGGGATGGGACCATCGTCGTCGTTCCTACCACCGCAACCACCACCGCGACCACGTCCGAAAAGTGA
- the ilvD gene encoding dihydroxy-acid dehydratase, giving the protein MAQLRSATSTTGRNMAGARALWRATGMGSEDFGKPIIAIANSFTQFVPGHVHLRNVGKIVADVIQANGGVAREFNTIAVDDGIAMGHEGMLYSLPSREIIADSIEYMCNAHTVDALVCISNCDKITPGMLIAAMRLNIPTIFVSGGPMEAGKPVEGVVDHNIDLIDAMALAVDDSITDDELARVEENACPTCGSCSGMFTANSMNCLTEALGMSLPGNGSTLATATRRRRLFEEAGKRIVALTKRFYNDDDASVLPRNIMTKAAFTNAMSMDVAMGGSTNTVLHILAIAQEGHVDFTLADIDALSRRVPCMVKLAPNSTEFHIQDFHRAGGIPALLGEMYRAGMLDDSVHSVHSDDLKSWLETWDIRGVAPSEQARDLFSAAPGNVRTTRAFSQDSTWESPDLDGEHGCIRSADHAYTKDGGLCVLRGNLAEDGAVIKTAGISEELFHFEGRARVVDSQEAAVELILSKAVEPGDIVVIRYEGPKGGPGMQEMLYPTSYLKGLGLGKVCGLITDGRFSGGTSGLSIGHVSPEAAAGGNIALLREGDHIIIDVPTRLLAMDVSEEELAERRAQMGELPWRPEKRDRHVSKALRAYAMMTTSADRGAVRVVDGRVD; this is encoded by the coding sequence ATGGCGCAGCTGCGATCGGCAACCTCAACAACAGGCCGGAATATGGCCGGGGCGCGGGCACTCTGGCGCGCCACCGGGATGGGCTCGGAAGATTTCGGAAAACCGATTATTGCCATCGCTAATTCCTTCACCCAATTCGTTCCCGGGCACGTGCACTTGCGCAACGTCGGGAAAATCGTGGCGGACGTCATCCAAGCGAACGGCGGGGTGGCGCGCGAATTTAATACCATTGCCGTGGACGACGGCATCGCCATGGGTCACGAGGGCATGCTCTACTCGCTGCCCAGCCGCGAAATTATTGCTGACTCCATCGAATATATGTGCAATGCGCATACCGTGGACGCCCTCGTCTGCATTTCTAATTGCGATAAAATTACGCCCGGTATGCTCATCGCGGCCATGCGCCTGAATATTCCCACTATTTTTGTGTCCGGCGGTCCCATGGAGGCGGGCAAGCCGGTGGAAGGCGTCGTCGATCATAATATTGACCTGATCGACGCCATGGCCCTGGCCGTGGACGATTCCATCACGGACGACGAGCTCGCGCGCGTGGAAGAAAACGCCTGCCCCACCTGCGGTTCCTGCTCGGGCATGTTCACCGCAAATTCCATGAATTGCCTGACCGAAGCGCTGGGCATGTCCCTCCCCGGCAACGGCTCGACCCTCGCCACCGCCACCCGGCGCCGCCGGCTTTTCGAAGAGGCCGGGAAACGTATCGTCGCGCTCACGAAACGTTTTTATAACGACGACGACGCCAGCGTGCTGCCGCGCAATATTATGACGAAAGCGGCTTTTACCAATGCCATGTCCATGGATGTGGCCATGGGCGGCTCCACCAATACCGTGCTTCATATTTTGGCCATCGCCCAGGAAGGACATGTGGATTTCACGCTCGCGGATATTGATGCGCTTTCGCGGCGGGTGCCCTGCATGGTCAAGCTCGCCCCGAATTCCACCGAATTCCATATTCAGGATTTCCACCGTGCCGGCGGGATTCCGGCGCTGCTCGGGGAAATGTACCGGGCGGGGATGCTTGATGATTCGGTGCACTCGGTGCATTCCGATGACCTGAAATCCTGGTTGGAAACCTGGGATATTCGCGGGGTTGCTCCTTCTGAGCAGGCTCGTGATCTTTTCAGTGCCGCGCCGGGGAACGTGCGCACCACCCGCGCATTTTCGCAGGATTCCACTTGGGAAAGCCCGGATCTGGACGGGGAGCACGGCTGTATTCGCAGCGCCGACCACGCCTATACCAAGGACGGCGGGCTGTGCGTGCTGCGCGGGAACCTTGCCGAGGACGGCGCGGTTATTAAAACGGCCGGGATTAGCGAAGAGCTTTTCCATTTCGAAGGGCGGGCCCGGGTGGTCGATTCCCAAGAGGCCGCCGTCGAACTTATTTTGTCCAAAGCGGTGGAACCGGGCGATATTGTGGTGATCCGCTACGAGGGTCCCAAGGGTGGGCCCGGGATGCAAGAAATGCTGTATCCCACCTCCTACCTCAAGGGCCTGGGGCTCGGGAAGGTGTGCGGGCTCATTACCGACGGGCGTTTTTCCGGGGGAACGTCGGGCCTGTCCATCGGGCATGTGTCCCCGGAGGCGGCCGCGGGCGGCAACATTGCGCTGCTACGGGAAGGTGATCATATTATTATCGACGTGCCCACCCGGCTGCTCGCCATGGATGTGTCCGAAGAAGAACTGGCCGAGCGGCGCGCCCAGATGGGGGAGCTGCCCTGGCGCCCCGAGAAGCGGGATCGGCATGTTTCCAAGGCGCTGCGGGCCTACGCCATGATGACCACCTCGGCGGATCGCGGGGCGGTGCGGGTGGTGGACGGCCGGGTGGATTAG
- a CDS encoding threonine/serine exporter family protein: MTFSHRPPAPQHPSHLRYAARAVLRAGLLLLASGASAYRVKHSMERTAHALGIRTTHAAVSFTEITVTCYGYGDVCTLTGEQRALGVNAARIDALIVAIDTLPAGSTPAQVTSVLDEAIARARSYPAWVLALVSGLACACFCFLNRGGVVECAAVFFAASVGQAARGWLARRLVNHFGIWFLVGALAALLYLATVGVAEACWDIAVVHEAGVVSALLFLIPGFPLVTAMLDTIRADFSAGLTRGAYVTMLMLAAGMAVWVVTVIFGTDIAPHAAYVIPEPWLALARGAATFVASYGFAMLFTAEQGAALLAGAIGAIVNAARLTAQDAGFYNVAAVFLAALGAGVLAHLLTRRTRFSRVSLSVPAVVVMIPGVVFFRGLHAINAGQIAQAAGALTNVVLVICAVGAGVAAARMITDRHWLMEPPHELSPAFDE, translated from the coding sequence GTGACCTTTTCGCATCGGCCGCCCGCCCCGCAGCACCCGAGCCACCTGCGCTACGCCGCGCGGGCTGTTTTGCGCGCCGGCTTACTCCTCCTTGCCAGTGGCGCCTCCGCTTACCGGGTCAAACATTCTATGGAGCGCACCGCACACGCCCTGGGGATCCGCACCACCCACGCCGCGGTCTCCTTCACGGAGATCACGGTCACCTGCTACGGCTACGGGGATGTGTGCACCCTCACCGGGGAGCAACGCGCCCTCGGCGTGAATGCCGCCCGTATTGACGCACTTATTGTGGCTATCGATACCCTCCCGGCCGGCTCCACTCCCGCGCAGGTCACGAGCGTTCTCGATGAGGCGATTGCGCGGGCCCGCAGCTATCCGGCCTGGGTGCTGGCGCTGGTGTCCGGGCTGGCCTGCGCCTGTTTCTGTTTCCTCAACCGGGGCGGGGTGGTGGAATGCGCCGCGGTCTTCTTCGCGGCGAGCGTGGGGCAGGCGGCGCGCGGTTGGCTGGCCCGCCGCCTCGTTAATCATTTCGGGATTTGGTTCCTGGTGGGGGCGCTGGCCGCGCTGCTCTACCTGGCCACGGTGGGGGTGGCTGAGGCGTGTTGGGATATCGCGGTGGTGCACGAAGCCGGGGTGGTTTCCGCCCTCCTCTTCCTCATTCCCGGTTTCCCGCTGGTCACCGCGATGCTCGATACGATTCGCGCTGATTTTTCCGCCGGGCTCACCCGCGGTGCCTATGTCACCATGCTCATGCTGGCCGCCGGGATGGCGGTCTGGGTGGTCACCGTTATTTTCGGTACCGATATTGCCCCGCATGCCGCCTACGTGATCCCCGAGCCGTGGCTGGCTCTGGCGCGCGGTGCCGCCACCTTCGTGGCATCCTACGGTTTCGCCATGCTTTTCACCGCGGAGCAGGGCGCCGCGCTGCTGGCCGGTGCTATCGGCGCGATTGTCAATGCCGCGCGCCTAACCGCCCAGGATGCCGGTTTCTATAATGTGGCCGCGGTTTTCCTCGCTGCCCTGGGTGCCGGCGTGCTCGCCCACCTACTCACTCGCCGCACCCGTTTTTCCCGGGTCTCACTGAGCGTACCGGCCGTCGTCGTCATGATTCCCGGGGTGGTATTTTTCCGCGGCCTGCACGCCATTAATGCCGGGCAGATCGCCCAGGCAGCCGGCGCGCTCACCAATGTGGTTCTGGTGATCTGCGCGGTAGGTGCCGGGGTGGCGGCCGCGCGCATGATCACCGACCGGCACTGGCTCATGGAGCCACCCCACGAGCTCAGCCCGGCCTTCGACGAGTAG